From Triticum aestivum cultivar Chinese Spring chromosome 4A, IWGSC CS RefSeq v2.1, whole genome shotgun sequence, a single genomic window includes:
- the LOC123085493 gene encoding ankyrin repeat-containing protein At5g02620 codes for MDPARAAQAATRRKKMTKQLTGKRDDTALHGAARAGLLVAVQETLSGASPEELRALLSKQNTAGETPLFVAAEYGYVALVNEMVKYHDVATAGIKARSGYDALHIAAKQGDVEVVKELLQALPELAMTVDASNTTALNTAATQGHMEVVRLLLEVDGTLALIARSNGKTALHSAARNGHVQVVRALLEAEPSIALRVDKKGQTALHMAAKGTNLDLVDALLAADPSLLNLPDNKGNTALHIASRKARHQIIKRLLELPDTNLKAINRAAETPLDTAEKMGNGEVAGVLTEHGVQSARALSPTSGGNPARELKQQVSDIKHEVHSQLEQTRQTRVRMQGIQKRINKLHEEGLNNAINSTTVVAVLIATVAFAAIFTVPGEYVDAASLGPGQELGEANIAHQTPFIIFFVFDSVALFISLAVVVVQTSVVVIERKAKKQMMAVINKLMWVACVLISVAFLALSFVVVGRAEQWLAVAVTIMGATILVTTIGTMLYWVIAHRLEAKRMRNIKRSSMSRSRSHSGSGLSEHEWVDEDFKKISSQCQGSPC; via the exons ATGGACCCGGCCAGGGCGGCGCAGGCGGCGACGCGCCGCAAGAAGATGACCAAGCAGCTCACCGGGAAGCGGGACGACACGGCGCTGCACGGGGCGGCGCGCGCCGGGCTGCTCGTCGCCGTGCAGGAGACGCTGTCCGGCGCGTCGCCCGAGGAGCTGCGCGCGCTGCTGTCCAAGCAGAACACGGCCGGGGAGACGCCGCTGTTCGTCGCCGCCGAGTACGGCTACGTGGCCCTGGTCAACGAGATGGTCAAGTACCACGACGTCGCCACCGCCGGCATCAAGGCCCGCAGCGGCTACGACGCCCTCCACATTGCCGCCAAGCAGGGGGATGTAG AGGTGGTGAAGGAGCTGCTGCAGGCGCTGCCGGAGCTGGCCATGACGGTGGACGCGTCCAACACGACGGCGCTCAACACCGCGGCGACGCAGGGCCACATGGAGGTGGTGCGGCTGCTGCTGGAGGTGGACGGGACCCTGGCGCTGATCGCGCGGAGCAACGGCAAGACGGCGCTGCACTCAGCGGCGAGGAACGGGCACGTGCAGGTGGTGCGCGCGCTGCTGGAGGCGGAGCCCAGCATCGCGCTCCGGGTGGACAAGAAGGGGCAGACGGCGCTGCACATGGCCGCCAAGGGCACCAACCTCGACCTCGTGGAcgcgctcctcgccgccgacccctcgCTGCTCAACCTCCCGGACAACAAGGGCAACACCGCGCTGCACATCGCCTCCCGCAAGGCGCGGCACCAGATCATCAAGCGTCTGCTCGAGCTGCCGGACACGAACCTCAAGGCGATCAACCGGGCCGCCGAGACGCCGCTGGACACGGCGGAGAAGATGGGCAACGGCGAGGTGGCCGGCGTGCTGACGGAGCACGGCGTGCAGTCGGCCCGCGCCCTGAGCCCCACGAGCGGCGGCAACCCGGCGCGCGAGCTGAAGCAGCAGGTGAGCGACATCAAGCACGAGGTGCACTCGCAGCTGGAGCAGACGCGGCAGACGCGGGTGCGGATGCAGGGGATCCAGAAGCGCATCAACAAGCTCCACGAGGAAGGGCTGAACAACGCCATCAACTCCACCACGGTGGTGGCGGTGCTGATCGCGACGGTGGCGTTCGCGGCCATCTTCACGGTGCCCGGCGAGTACGTGGACGCGGCCAGCCTGGGGCCGGGGCAggagctgggcgaggccaacatcGCCCACCAGACCCCCTTCATCATCTTCTTCGTGTTCGACTCGGTGGCGCTCTTCATCTcgctggcggtggtggtggtgcagaCGTCGGTGGTGGTGATCGAGCGGAAGGCCAAGAAGCAGATGATGGCGGTGATCAACAAGCTCATGTGGGTGGCCTGCGTGCTCATCAGCGTCGCCTTCCTGGCgctgtcgttcgtcgtcgtcgggCGCGCAGAGCAGTGGCTGGCCGTCGCGGTCACCATCATGGGCGCCACCATCCTGGTCACCACCATCGGCACCATGCTCTACTGGGTCATCGCGCACCGGCTCGAGGCCAAGCGCATGCGCAACATCAAGCGCTCCTCGATGAGCCGCTCGCGCTCACACTCGGGGTCTGGGCTGTCGGAGCACGAGTGGGTCGACGAGGACTTCAAGAAGAT CTCCTCTCAGTGCCAAGGTTCTCCTTGTTGA